Genomic DNA from Sphingomonas hankookensis:
GCGAGGGCACCGGATGCCGCGCGCTTGCGTCCGCCGCCGCGCTGCTGCCCTTGTCGTAGCTCGCCTGCCGCCCCAGCCAGCGCCATACGCCCACGATGTTCACGAGTGTCAGGAACGCGTTCGACAGCACCAGATTGGTCTGTCCGCTGGTCAGTCCGACCGTCGTCCACGCGACCGATCCGACGCAGAATATGACGAAGCCCCATCCGGTGATCCGCGCGCCCAGATTGGCGGCGGTCATCATCGCGGCGATCATGGTAGCGGTCGGTGCGATCCACCCGGCAAGGTCGCCCATGATTTTCTCCGTTTCGGTTCAATGCGATACGGATAATTGCGCCAACGGTTCCTGTCGGGCGCAACGACCCCCTCGCCAAGTGCGTTGAAATTATATAACAAGCGTTTGTAACGAGTCTGCGCGCCCTGACGGACGACGCAGAGACATGGAGAGTGCATGACCGGCGACAGCCGCACGAACCTGCCGCGCCTCGCGCTGCACGTGCCCGAACCCAAATTCCGTCCCGGCGATGCCGTGGACTTCGCCGATGTCGCCGTGCCGCCCGCCGGCGCGCAACCCCGCCCCGACACCGCCGCCGCGCCCGACAGCTTCCACGACTTGAGCTACACGCTGGTCCGGGTGCTCGACGAACAGGGGCAGGCGGTCGGCCCTTGGAACCCCCGGCTCGACCCCGACATGCTACGGCGGATGCTGCTGAAGATGGCGACGGTGCGCGCGTTCGACGAACGCATGTTCCGCGCGCAGCGGCAGGGCAAGACCA
This window encodes:
- a CDS encoding photosystem reaction center subunit H; translation: MGDLAGWIAPTATMIAAMMTAANLGARITGWGFVIFCVGSVAWTTVGLTSGQTNLVLSNAFLTLVNIVGVWRWLGRQASYDKGSSAAADASARHPVPSLYAAGGVIGATLTGPRGEAVGTIVDAMLGCGDNAIAYVVVSTGGVGGVGETLHALTPGELLFGKDGVRTTLTADAVRGKPVVQANHWPEAV